CCGAGCGGCGGCTTCGCACAGCAGCAGGCACAGCCACAGGATGCCGCCGGCACGTTCACGATGAAGGTGCAGTCGAACATTGTGCTGACCAACGTTGTGGTACGCGACAAGAAGACGGGCAAGGTCGTTACAGGGCTGAAGGAGAGCGACTTCACCGTGCTCGAGAATGGCAAGCCGCAGAAGATCGCCTCGTTTGATTATCAGAAGGTCGATGAAGCCGCGGTGCTGGCGGAGAAGACGACCGTGAGCGGGAAGGCTTCGATCGCGGAGTTACTCAACCATAACTTCGCGGCGTCGCCGGATGCATTGCGAGACCATCGGCTGATCGTGATGTTCTTCGACCTGAGCAGCATGCAGCCGGAGGATATCGATCGGGCGATCGACTCGGCGAAAGACTATGTGAACAAGAAGATGGAGCCTGCGGATCTTGTCGCTCTGGTAAGTTTCTCCACTGGGCTGACGATGGATCAGGATTTTACTTCGAACAAAGATGCGCTGCTCAAAGGTTTGGGTAAATACAACGGTACGGAAGGGACGGGCTTCGCAAACGGTGGGGATGGCACGACGGACGGGACTGCCGATGATGGGTCGAGCTTTACGGCGGATGACAGCGAGTACAACAGCCTGAACACGGACCGCGAGTTATACGCGATTCAGACGATCGCAAAGTCGCTCGAGCGCGTGGACCAGAGGAAGAGCATGATGTATTTCTCCGGCGGCCTGACGCGTAACGGGATCGAGAACCAGGCCAGTCTGCGGATGGCGACGAACGCTGCCGTGAAGGCCAACATGGCGATCTATGCGGTCGATACACGCGGGCTGGAGGCGCTGCCTCCTGTGGGGAATGCGTCGACGGGAAGCCTGCGCGGGACTGCGGCTTACAGCGGGCAGGCGATGCAGAACCAGTTGAACTCGAACTTCGCTTCGCAGGAGACTCTTGCTACGTTGTCGAGTGATACGGGCGGCAAAGCGTTCTTCGACTCGAATGATTTTGGGCCGGCGTTTCAGCAGGTGCAGCATGATACGGAGGCTTACTACATCCTTGGGTTCCGATCGACGAACCTGGCAAAGGATGGGAGCTTCCGGCATCTCTCGATCAAGCTGAACCGCAACGATGTGAAGCTGGACTATCGGCCGGGGTACTACGCGCAGGCGGACTTTCAGCACGCGAAGACGCAGGATCGTGAGTTGCAGTTGACGGAGCAACTCAACAGCGACCTTCCGGCGACCGAGGTCGCAGTCTATCTGCAGGCGCTTTACTTCCGGCTGGATGAGGGTAAGTTCTTTGTGCCGGTCTCGTTGATCGTGCCGGGGTCGCAGATTCCCTTTGTGAAGAATGGGGATCGGGATAAGGCAACGCTCGACGTCATCGGGCAGGTGAAGAATGCCCAGGGGATCAACGTCGGGAACATTCGCGACACGGTGAAGCTCGCGGTCGACCAGGGACAGGAGGTGAAGCGAAAGAATATTCAATATTCAACCGGGTTCACGCTGGCTCCGGGTAAGTACCACCTGAAGTTTGTCGTACGCGAGAACCAGACGGGGCGGATGGGCAGCTTCGAGACGGATCTGCAGGTTCCGGATATGCGGAAGGCGACGATGAAGTTGAGCTCGATCGTGATGTC
This genomic window from Granulicella sibirica contains:
- a CDS encoding VWA domain-containing protein; the protein is MRRLLSALMIGLMVGGPSGGFAQQQAQPQDAAGTFTMKVQSNIVLTNVVVRDKKTGKVVTGLKESDFTVLENGKPQKIASFDYQKVDEAAVLAEKTTVSGKASIAELLNHNFAASPDALRDHRLIVMFFDLSSMQPEDIDRAIDSAKDYVNKKMEPADLVALVSFSTGLTMDQDFTSNKDALLKGLGKYNGTEGTGFANGGDGTTDGTADDGSSFTADDSEYNSLNTDRELYAIQTIAKSLERVDQRKSMMYFSGGLTRNGIENQASLRMATNAAVKANMAIYAVDTRGLEALPPVGNASTGSLRGTAAYSGQAMQNQLNSNFASQETLATLSSDTGGKAFFDSNDFGPAFQQVQHDTEAYYILGFRSTNLAKDGSFRHLSIKLNRNDVKLDYRPGYYAQADFQHAKTQDRELQLTEQLNSDLPATEVAVYLQALYFRLDEGKFFVPVSLIVPGSQIPFVKNGDRDKATLDVIGQVKNAQGINVGNIRDTVKLAVDQGQEVKRKNIQYSTGFTLAPGKYHLKFVVRENQTGRMGSFETDLQVPDMRKATMKLSSIVMSSQRTPNTAKRVVNPLVRDGVEWIPNIPHVFRQDQHLYFLYEVYDPSKQKGTQEPAASPGLGRRVGGPVRVLTSIEFLSGGVKVYETPLVEADTINIPERGAVEFQFDVPLTQLKPGTYVCQVNVIDDAGGSFSFPRMALKIQVPAATAPVAPTAVTTAPAL